One window of the Eucalyptus grandis isolate ANBG69807.140 chromosome 8, ASM1654582v1, whole genome shotgun sequence genome contains the following:
- the LOC120287129 gene encoding uncharacterized protein LOC120287129, which produces MADPVAIYTLGIITNNLRKVSSQGVDANTQLNAFWSPFLLLHLGGPDTITAYALEDNQLWLRQLFHLATQAGVTFYIFLMAGTSPNLSILTMVMILAGLIKYGERVYVLWTASSQPFRNSIPDPPPNYSKIMELQELTEAEGYTVIPLEVIEVYEVENSVDVPQGELLAAKRLINIFQRLFADLPLSKDDSRISQSVLENKNALSAFKIIEIELGFVYDLLYTKAMAIYTNWGFARHIVGLFLTCIVLVLFILIVDQQSSRADYCMSFILLAVAIFLEIYALTDLLFSDRTACWLIKKKNFAILDLINWLQPLTERRRWSDHMAQFSVLRFAFKEKHYPCHRLLKFLQIDEMVKKPLYIHHEKVTDDIKNFIVSCIREMQSQSTAPGSPVVCLSACVEHLQWTTEFEFDQIILIWHIATELFFGVEGKQEFPQQAEPGKYLSRYMLYILVMHPEMLPAGIGRIKFQETYIEALKFFDGEKREDSEERKLGITQAYEQLQGLVNTELNLMVPKREKSKYVLFHGCRLASQLRSEIPDGTLPKDVVSKMWVKILCVAAIKCKANYHAEQLRRGGELLTHVWFMMAHFGLTDHFQIPLAPAVAELIVR; this is translated from the coding sequence ATGGCCGATCCAGTTGCGATCTACACTCTCGGCATAATCACAAACAATCTCAGGAAGGTAAGCAGCCAAGGTGTGGACGCGAACACCCAGCTGAATGCGTTCTGGTCGCCATTCCTCTTGTTACATTTAGGAGGCCCCGACACCATCACAGCCTATGCCTTAGAAGACAATCAACTCTGGTTGAGGCAATTGTTTCACCTAGCCACCCAAGCAGGAGTAACGTTTTATATCTTTCTGATGGCGGGGACCAGCCCAAATTTATCCATCCTCACCATGGTGATGATACTAGCCGGGCTCATCAAGTATGGCGAAAGGGTTTATGTGCTCTGGACCGCCAGCAGTCAGCCGTTCAGGAACTCCATCCCTGACCCGCCTCCTAATTATAGCAAGATAATGGAGCTACAAGAACTGACGGAGGCTGAGGGCTACACTGTCATACCGCTCGAAGTGATCGAGGTCTACGAAGTGGAGAACAGTGTGGATGTTCCACAAGGAGAATTGCTTGCGGCCAAACGCTTGATCAACATATTCCAACGCCTTTTCGCAGATCTCCCGTTGAGTAAAGATGATAGCCGCATAAGTCAGTCGGTGCTTGAAAATAAGAATGCCCTCTCCGCCTTCAAGATCATCGAGATTGAATTGGGATTTGTGTACGATTTGCTCTACACGAAGGCCATGGCAATTTATACTAATTGGGGCTTCGCTCGTCACATAGTCGGATTGTTTTTGACCTGTATTGTACTGGTACTCTTCATCCTGATCGTGGATCAGCAATCCTCAAGAGCTGATTATTGTATGAGCTTTATACTGCTAGCAGTGGCCATATTCCTGGAGATTTATGCTTTGACTGATCTTCTTTTCTCCGATAGAACGGCTTGTTGGttgattaagaaaaagaatttcGCCATCTTGGATCTCATCAATTGGTTGCAACCACTGACTGAACGGCGCCGATGGTCGGATCACATGGCTCAATTCAGCGTATTGAGATTTGCTTTTAAAGAGAAGCACTATCCTTGCCATCGACTCCTCAAATTTCTGCAAATTGACGAGATGGTCAAGAAGCCCCTTTACATACATCACGAGAAAGTGACCGATGATATAAAGAACTTTATCGTGTCATGTATCAGAGAAATGCAATCCCAGTCTACCGCCCCAGGGTCCCCGGTGGTCTGCTTGTCAGCATGCGTTGAGCATTTGCAATGGACCACGGAGTTCGAGTTCGACCAAATTATCCTCATCTGGCATATTGCAACTGAATTGTTTTTTGGTGTGGAAGGCAAGCAAGAGTTTCCTCAGCAAGCTGAGCCCGGTAAGTACTTGTCTCGATACATGTTGTATATCCTTGTCATGCACCCCGAGATGCTGCCAGCGGGGATTGGACgcatcaaatttcaagaaacctatatcgaGGCCCTGAAATTTTTCGATGGCGAGAAGAGGGAAGACTCGGAAGAGCGCAAACTCGGCATCACTCAGGCCTACGAACAGCTGCAGGGGCTGGTGAATACGGAGCTGAATTTGATGgtcccaaaaagagaaaaaagcaagTACGTGCTGTTCCACGGGTGTCGTCTTGCTTCGCAGCTGCGCAGCGAGATCCCCGATGGAACGCTGCCGAAGGACGTAGTAAGTAAGATGTGGGTTAAGATATTGTGTGTTGCAGCGATTAAGTGTAAAGCGAATTATCATGCAGAGCAACTGAGGAGAGGAGGGGAGCTTCTGACTCATGTCTGGTTCATGATGGCCCATTTTGGCTTGACTGATCACTTCCAGATTCCACTTGCCCCTGCTGTAGCTGAGCTGATCGTGCGCTGA
- the LOC120287127 gene encoding uncharacterized protein LOC120287127, translating to MKVMQVFSLRFKELWEEWELCGVIFLSLALQILLICTGNCRKYIRFASFWGIVWLAYLMADPVAIYALGIITNKLTKINSQSVDANTERNAFWAPFLLLHLGGPDTITAYALEDNELWVRHLLSLITQAGVTLYIFLMDWTGLDISILAIVMILAGLVKYGERVYVLWAASSEQFRDSIPDPPPNYSKILEQHKLMEAEGYDVIPHEVIEVRDVIVENNVDGVDLSSLEEKLDPAKLYKRGQGELLAARGLVKIFQRLFADLLLSFKDRDTSWSVLKDKNFLVAFKIIEIELGMMCDLLYTKAMAIHTSWGFTRRIIGLVSTCIILVLFILIEDHRYSIADLCMTFVLLGVAIFLEIYALAVLLFSDKTACWLIKEKKFAVLDIINWLKPLTKQRRWSNHMAQYNLLSFALKEKHLFCHRLLGYLHIDEKVEKLLYKHHKKVTKDLKKLLMSHFTEMQSLWTTRGSRVLEKFNRMESLKWSIELEFDQSILISHIATELCCHPKDKDSLKNPVYNE from the coding sequence ATGAAGGTGATGCAGGTCTTCTCTTTGCGTTTCAAAGAGCTATGGGAAGAATGGGAGCTCTGCGGTGTCATTTTCCTCAGCCTCGCCCTTCAAATCCTGCTCATTTGTACAGGCAATTGCCGCAAATACATACGCTTCGCCTCGTTCTGGGGGATCGTTTGGCTGGCCTACCTAATGGCTGATCCGGTCGCTATCTATGCACTGGGCATAATCACAAACAAGCTCACGAAAATAAACAGCCAAAGTGTGGACGCAAACACTGAGCGGAATGCCTTCTGGGCGCCATTTCTCTTGTTACATTTAGGAGGCCCTGACACCATCACGGCATACGCCCTAGAAGACAATGAGCTCTGGGTGAGGCACCTGTTGTCACTAATCACCCAAGCAGGAGTAACACTTTATATCTTCCTGATGGATTGGACTGGCCTGGATATATCCATCCTTGCCATCGTGATGATTCTTGCTGGGCTCGTCAAGTATGGCGAAAGGGTTTATGTGCTCTGGGCTGCCAGCAGTGAGCAGTTCAGGGACTCCATACCCGACCCACCTCCTAATTATTCGAAGATATTGGAGCAACATAAGTTGATGGAGGCTGAAGGCTACGACGTCATACCGCATGAAGTGATTGAGGTCCGTGATGTGATCGTGGAAAACAATGTGGATGGTGTTGATCTTTCGTCTCTGGAGGAAAAACTTGATCCAGCGAAGCTTTATAAGCGTGGGCAAGGAGAATTACTTGCAGCCAGAGGCTTGGTCAAAATATTCCAACGCCTTTTTGCAGATCTACTGCTGAGTTTCAAGGATCGCGACACAAGTTGGTCAGTGCTCAAGGATAAGAATTTCCTCGTGGCCTTCAAGATcattgagattgaattgggaATGATGTGTGATTTGCTCTACACGAAGGCCATGGCAATCCATACCAGTTGGGGCTTCACTCGCCGCATAATTGGATTGGTTTCGACCTGCATCATATTGGTACTCTTCATCCTGATCGAGGATCATCGATACTCAATAGCTGATCTTTGTATGACCTTTGTACTGCTAGGAGTGGCCATATTCCTGGAGATTTATGCTTTGgctgttcttcttttctctgaCAAGACGGCTTGTTGGTTgatcaaggaaaagaaattcgCTGTCTTGGATATCATCAATTGGTTGAAACCTCTGACTAAACAGCGCCGATGGTCCAATCACATGGCTCAATACAACCTACTGAGCTTTGCGCTCAAAGAGAAGCACCTCTTTTGCCATCGACTCCTTGGATATCTGCACATTGACGAGAAGGTCGAGAAGCTCCTTTACAAACATCACAAGAAAGTGACCAAAGATCTAAAGAAACTTCTAATGTCACATTTCACGGAAATGCAATCCCTGTGGACCACCAGAGGAAGCAGGGTGCTCGAAAAGTTCAACAGAATGGAGAGTTTGAAATGGAGCATTGAGTTGGAGTTCGATCAAAGCATCCTTATTTCGCATATCGCAACCGAATTGTGTTGCCACCCGAAAGACAAAGACAGCTTGAAAAATCCGGTTTACAACGAATGA
- the LOC120287128 gene encoding uncharacterized protein PHLOEM PROTEIN 2-LIKE A4-like, producing the protein MRPDAEATQEERRRERRPPLLAVTFVRKVASLDYTIGIEELCNRIYGGVFMNPNKLKFWVDQDLEKHCFLLLAQELSLTWIDNEQYWGWIDQKEKCFSGEVDIPAAELLEVCWLSIWGKFKTIMLSPKTPYEVAFVVKMNENSRGWHAPVNLSLTLPDGTTQGRIENLEEKQKGGWIDILAGTFMTNPKNVGEISFSFSETGGHWKSGILIKGVVLRPKD; encoded by the exons ATGAGGCCAGATGCAGAAGCCAcgcaagaagagagaagaagggagagaagGCCTCCTCTCCTCGCCGTAACTTTTGTTAGAAAAGTGGCGAGCTTGGATTACACTATCGGCATCGAAGAATTGTGCAATCGGATCTACGGTGGGGTGTTCATGAATCCTAACAAACTG AAGTTCTGGGTCGACCAAGATCTCGAAAAGCATTGCTTCTTGTTGCTTGCGCAAGAGTTATCCCTCACTTGGATCGACAATGAGCAATACTGGGGTTGGATCGACCAGAAGGAAAAATG TTTTAGCGGCGAAGTAGACATACCCGCGGCAGAGCTGTTGGAAGTATGCTGGCTAAGTATATGGGGCAAGTTTAAGACGATCATGCTCTCTCCGAAGACTCCATATGAGGTCGCATTCGTTGtcaaaatgaacgaaaatagTAGAGGGTGGCATGCTCCAGTGAACCTAAGTCTCACCCTACCGGATGGAACCACGCAGGGACGTATCGAGAATTTGGAGGAGAAACAGAAGGGTGGATGGATAGACATCCTCGCTGGTACATTCATGACGAATCCGAAGAATGTTGGTGAGATAAGCTTTTCCTTCTCCGAAACGGGTGGTCATTGGAAGTCCGGAATCCTCATCAAAGGTGTCGTCCTTCGACCGAAAGATTAG